The Micromonospora sp. M71_S20 genome has a window encoding:
- a CDS encoding GAF and ANTAR domain-containing protein, producing MDAPRTDPGEALAALGRIRLDEVELDDVVRRVAELANRTVAGSAHVSVALIQAGANRAIAYTSDLARELDDWQYQRDDGPCLDAAVSAVSVSLPDMSDEQRWPEWAAQARAAGIGSSLSIGLPIQEAVTGALNLYATSTHAFDHAAIELAEEFAAYAAVALANAHLYDSTAVLARQMQEAMRSRAVIEQAKGIIMGERRCSADEAFTLLAKLSQDTNRKLREVAEALVANAANR from the coding sequence ATGGACGCCCCGCGGACGGACCCCGGCGAAGCCCTCGCCGCACTCGGCCGGATCCGGCTCGACGAGGTCGAGCTCGACGATGTGGTCCGACGGGTCGCCGAGTTGGCCAACCGAACCGTCGCGGGGAGCGCGCACGTGTCGGTCGCACTGATCCAGGCCGGCGCGAACCGGGCCATCGCATACACCAGCGACCTCGCCCGCGAACTCGACGACTGGCAATATCAGCGCGACGACGGCCCCTGCCTCGACGCCGCGGTCAGCGCCGTCAGCGTGTCCCTCCCCGATATGTCCGACGAACAGCGGTGGCCGGAATGGGCGGCGCAGGCGCGAGCGGCGGGCATCGGCAGCTCGCTGTCGATCGGGCTGCCCATCCAGGAGGCGGTCACCGGCGCGCTCAATCTGTACGCCACCTCGACGCATGCCTTCGACCACGCGGCGATCGAGCTGGCGGAGGAGTTCGCCGCGTACGCCGCCGTCGCGCTGGCCAACGCGCACCTCTACGACAGCACGGCCGTGCTGGCCCGGCAGATGCAGGAGGCGATGCGCAGCCGGGCTGTGATCGAGCAGGCCAAGGGCATCATCATGGGTGAGCGACGGTGCTCGGCCGACGAGGCATTCACGCTGTTGGCCAAACTCTCCCAGGACACCAACCGCAAGCTGCGCGAGGTGGCCGAGGCCCTGGTGGCCAACGCCGCCAACCGCTAG
- a CDS encoding GAF and ANTAR domain-containing protein — MPQAHPDLAAALIRLGRIKYQEVDLDVVLSTIAQVAKDTIPGTAEVSVTLVQGAEAYTAAYTGKLALTLDQWQYEHGRGPCLDAATTGAAMLVPNMTVESRWPEWAGRARVAGAASSLSIGLPIQEAMVGALNIYGAAPGAFDEHVELAQTLAGYAAIALANVHLYESTATLAQQMQEAMQSRAVIEQAKGIIMGQRRCSAEEAFAILARVSQDSNRKLREVAESLVDRAVNGGRD; from the coding sequence ATGCCGCAGGCCCACCCCGACCTCGCCGCAGCCTTGATCAGACTCGGGCGGATCAAGTACCAAGAGGTCGACCTCGATGTGGTCTTGTCGACCATCGCCCAGGTCGCGAAGGACACGATCCCCGGCACCGCCGAGGTATCGGTCACTCTGGTCCAGGGCGCCGAGGCGTACACCGCCGCGTACACCGGGAAGCTGGCGCTAACGCTGGACCAGTGGCAGTACGAGCACGGTCGCGGCCCGTGCCTGGACGCCGCGACGACCGGTGCGGCGATGCTGGTTCCCAACATGACGGTGGAGAGCCGCTGGCCGGAGTGGGCGGGCCGCGCCCGAGTGGCAGGGGCCGCCAGCTCCCTGTCGATCGGGCTGCCCATCCAGGAGGCGATGGTAGGGGCGCTCAACATCTACGGCGCGGCACCGGGTGCCTTCGACGAGCACGTCGAACTCGCCCAGACGCTGGCCGGGTACGCCGCCATCGCGCTGGCCAACGTTCATCTCTACGAAAGCACCGCCACCCTGGCCCAGCAGATGCAGGAGGCGATGCAGAGCCGGGCAGTGATCGAGCAGGCCAAGGGCATCATCATGGGTCAGCGCCGGTGCTCGGCCGAGGAGGCGTTCGCCATCCTGGCCCGGGTGTCGCAGGATTCCAACCGGAAGCTGCGGGAGGTCGCCGAGTCACTGGTCGACCGGGCGGTCAACGGCGGCCGCGACTGA
- a CDS encoding zinc-dependent alcohol dehydrogenase codes for MKAVTWHGVGDIRFSDVPDPKIQDPTDAIVKITTSAICGTDLHMVRGTMPGLRPGVVLGHEAVGEVVEIGPGVRNLSPGDRVIVPSTIACGYCSYCRAGYFAQCDNANPGGKRAGTAFFGGPEAAGGFDGLQAEYARVPYASVGLVPIPDEVGDEQAVMLSDIWPTAWFGARLADVRPGETVAVFGAGPVGQLAVLSAYLQGAGRVIVVDGLEDRLAMARAQHAEVVNFNAEDPVETIVEMTGGIGVDKVVDAVGVDAERPAEGPATEQTDQQAQQFDREVQQIAPETDPAWAPGDAPSLAAQWAVQAVAKAGTLGVIGVYPQTVTTWPFGEAMMKNLTIRSGNCHHRKYIPELLRLVTNGTVDPAQLLTKHEPMTDVLQAYRQFQDRDPGWLKVALTS; via the coding sequence ATGAAGGCCGTCACCTGGCACGGCGTCGGGGACATCCGGTTCTCCGACGTGCCTGACCCGAAGATCCAGGATCCGACCGACGCGATCGTGAAGATCACCACCAGCGCGATCTGCGGCACCGACCTGCACATGGTCCGTGGCACGATGCCCGGCCTGCGTCCCGGCGTCGTCCTCGGCCACGAGGCCGTCGGCGAGGTCGTCGAGATCGGGCCCGGGGTCCGCAACCTCTCACCCGGTGACCGGGTGATCGTTCCGTCGACGATCGCCTGCGGCTACTGCTCGTACTGCCGGGCCGGGTACTTCGCCCAGTGCGACAACGCCAACCCCGGTGGCAAGCGCGCCGGCACCGCGTTCTTCGGCGGCCCGGAGGCCGCCGGTGGATTCGACGGCCTGCAGGCCGAGTACGCCCGGGTGCCCTACGCCAGCGTCGGCCTGGTGCCGATCCCGGACGAGGTCGGCGACGAGCAGGCGGTCATGCTGTCGGACATCTGGCCCACCGCCTGGTTCGGCGCCCGCCTCGCCGACGTGCGGCCGGGCGAGACCGTCGCGGTGTTCGGCGCCGGACCGGTCGGGCAACTCGCTGTCCTGTCGGCCTACCTGCAGGGTGCCGGCCGGGTGATCGTCGTGGACGGGCTGGAGGATCGCCTGGCTATGGCGCGGGCGCAGCACGCCGAGGTGGTGAACTTCAACGCCGAGGACCCGGTGGAAACGATCGTCGAGATGACCGGCGGCATCGGCGTCGACAAGGTCGTCGACGCCGTCGGCGTGGACGCCGAACGCCCCGCCGAGGGTCCCGCCACCGAGCAGACCGACCAGCAGGCGCAGCAGTTCGACCGCGAGGTCCAGCAGATCGCGCCGGAGACCGACCCGGCGTGGGCGCCGGGTGACGCGCCGAGCCTCGCCGCCCAATGGGCGGTGCAGGCCGTGGCCAAGGCCGGCACCCTCGGCGTGATCGGCGTCTACCCGCAGACCGTGACAACTTGGCCGTTCGGCGAGGCGATGATGAAGAACCTCACCATCCGCAGCGGCAACTGCCACCACCGCAAGTACATCCCGGAGCTGCTACGGCTGGTCACCAACGGCACCGTCGACCCGGCCCAGCTGCTGACGAAGCACGAACCGATGACCGACGTGCTGCAGGCGTACCGGCAGTTCCAGGACCGCGATCCCGGCTGGCTGAAGGTCGCCCTCACCAGCTGA
- a CDS encoding STAS domain-containing protein — protein MWLSCELSRDSSRVTVAGEVDLSNAHQLAEFLEDVVAAKAPLVVVDLSAVTFFGAYGTDALLRAHRQLTERGRRLTLRHLSPVVRRVLDVTGTLAGFEVIERTSVRVAGRGAARRVIPAHTGS, from the coding sequence ATGTGGCTGAGCTGCGAGCTCAGCAGAGACAGCAGCCGGGTCACGGTCGCCGGTGAGGTCGACCTGAGCAACGCCCACCAGCTGGCGGAGTTCCTGGAGGACGTCGTCGCGGCGAAGGCGCCGCTGGTGGTGGTAGATCTCTCGGCTGTCACCTTCTTCGGCGCGTACGGCACCGACGCGCTGCTACGTGCGCATCGGCAGCTGACCGAGCGTGGCAGGCGGTTGACCCTTCGCCACCTTTCGCCGGTGGTCCGTCGCGTCCTCGACGTGACGGGCACGCTCGCCGGCTTCGAGGTGATCGAACGGACGTCGGTCAGGGTCGCCGGCCGAGGAGCGGCACGTCGCGTCATCCCGGCACACACCGGGTCGTAG
- a CDS encoding ATP-binding protein: MAVLPDLPAAVMACAEGRRFVAEHLCRWEVPFQACDTVVLLTSELIANAVRHGPPPLCLQVDVDQGRVRVAVSDSNPALPVLTRPDYEAVGGRGLWLIDTMAEAWGCTPQPPGKVVWCEVLLT; this comes from the coding sequence ATGGCGGTCTTGCCGGACCTGCCCGCCGCGGTCATGGCATGTGCGGAGGGGCGCCGGTTCGTGGCCGAACACCTGTGCCGGTGGGAGGTACCGTTCCAGGCCTGCGACACGGTGGTGCTGCTGACCAGCGAGCTGATTGCCAACGCCGTGCGGCACGGTCCGCCGCCCCTGTGCCTTCAGGTGGATGTCGACCAGGGACGGGTGCGGGTGGCGGTGTCGGATTCCAACCCGGCGCTACCCGTGCTCACCCGGCCGGACTACGAGGCGGTCGGCGGCCGGGGCCTCTGGTTGATCGACACCATGGCCGAGGCGTGGGGCTGCACGCCGCAGCCGCCCGGCAAGGTGGTGTGGTGCGAGGTGCTGCTCACCTAG
- a CDS encoding GAF and ANTAR domain-containing protein, which produces MAALPTDPADAFAELGRIKLGETGLDDVLQRVAELAKRALDTPVQVSVTLVRNGTGHTAAFTDDLARGLDERQYAQGRGPCLDAAASGDVLSVPDLAEEHRWPDWAERGHKAGVGSSVSVGLPIQDAVVGALNVYARTPHAFDDDDTITVLETFAAYAAVALANAHLYDSTATLAQQMQEAMASRAVIEQAKGIIMAERRCTPGEAFDILAKVSQDSNRKVRDVAQALVDRAAGAR; this is translated from the coding sequence ATGGCCGCCCTGCCGACGGACCCCGCTGACGCCTTCGCCGAACTCGGCCGCATCAAGCTCGGCGAGACCGGCCTCGACGACGTTCTGCAACGCGTGGCGGAACTGGCCAAACGCGCCCTGGACACACCGGTGCAGGTGTCGGTCACCCTGGTCCGCAACGGCACCGGGCACACCGCGGCGTTCACCGACGACCTGGCCCGCGGCCTAGACGAGCGGCAGTACGCCCAGGGACGCGGCCCCTGCCTGGACGCCGCGGCCAGCGGCGACGTCCTGTCCGTGCCCGATCTCGCCGAAGAGCACCGATGGCCGGACTGGGCCGAGCGCGGCCACAAGGCGGGAGTGGGTAGCTCGGTGTCGGTCGGCCTGCCGATCCAGGACGCGGTCGTCGGCGCGCTCAACGTCTACGCCCGCACCCCGCACGCCTTCGACGACGACGACACGATCACCGTGCTGGAGACCTTCGCCGCGTACGCCGCGGTCGCCCTGGCCAACGCGCACCTCTACGACAGCACCGCCACCCTCGCCCAGCAGATGCAGGAAGCGATGGCCAGCCGCGCGGTCATCGAACAGGCCAAGGGCATCATCATGGCCGAACGCCGCTGCACCCCCGGCGAGGCCTTCGACATCCTGGCGAAGGTGTCCCAGGACTCCAACCGCAAGGTCCGCGACGTGGCCCAGGCCCTCGTCGACCGGGCAGCCGGAGCACGCTGA
- a CDS encoding four-helix bundle copper-binding protein translates to MPSTTMPMLETYPKSINLDRAKLAAAIDALNDCAQACTACADACLSEDMVAELTKCVRTNLDCADICTTTARVLSRHTGYDANISRTLLEACATACKSCGDECAGHADKHEHCRICAESCRACEQACRDLLATIS, encoded by the coding sequence ATGCCGAGCACCACTATGCCGATGCTGGAGACGTACCCGAAGTCGATCAACCTGGACCGGGCGAAGCTCGCGGCGGCGATCGACGCCCTCAACGACTGCGCCCAGGCCTGCACCGCGTGCGCCGACGCCTGCCTCAGCGAGGACATGGTCGCCGAACTGACCAAGTGCGTCCGGACGAACCTGGACTGCGCCGACATCTGCACCACCACCGCCCGGGTGCTGTCCCGCCACACCGGCTACGACGCGAACATCAGCCGTACGCTGCTGGAGGCCTGCGCCACCGCCTGCAAGTCCTGCGGGGACGAGTGCGCCGGTCACGCCGACAAGCACGAGCACTGCCGGATCTGCGCCGAGTCGTGCCGTGCCTGCGAGCAGGCCTGCCGCGACCTGCTGGCCACGATCAGCTGA
- a CDS encoding ChaB family protein: protein MPARKDMPSTLKRSPKEAQDTYAEAHDSAVDSYGEGERAHRTAFAAVKHSFEKVGDHWEPKGSKGPSDKKAAGGRGSSGRTAGGVDANASKEHLMDVAKKLDVRGRSRMNKADLVEAIRKANNGSTRKAREK from the coding sequence ATGCCGGCACGCAAGGACATGCCCAGCACCCTGAAGCGGTCGCCGAAGGAGGCACAGGACACCTACGCGGAGGCGCACGACTCGGCGGTCGACTCGTACGGTGAGGGCGAGCGCGCCCACCGGACGGCGTTCGCGGCCGTCAAGCACTCCTTCGAGAAGGTGGGCGACCACTGGGAGCCGAAGGGCAGCAAGGGACCGAGTGACAAGAAGGCCGCCGGCGGCCGCGGCTCGTCGGGCCGGACGGCCGGTGGGGTCGACGCCAACGCCAGCAAGGAACACCTGATGGACGTGGCGAAGAAGCTCGACGTCCGTGGCCGGTCCCGGATGAACAAGGCGGACCTCGTCGAGGCCATCCGCAAGGCCAACAACGGCAGCACCCGCAAGGCCCGCGAAAAGTAG
- a CDS encoding DsbA family protein codes for MARPDVTPGTIVIYTDVACGWSTIAIVRLLRARAEAGLDNRVHLDHRLFLLEDLNRFPIPKRYLEAEVPVLGALEPSLEFKPWQADPATWPVTTLLPNEAVHAAKEQSPAAAEDLDLALRMAFFRDSRCISLRHEILDIADGCSTVDTSELADAMDTGRARSAMMRDYQQHRDDVQGSPHLFLADGYQVHNPGITMHWVGEPGAGFPVVDADDPAVFADLVARAAAG; via the coding sequence ATGGCACGGCCTGACGTCACCCCCGGAACCATCGTCATCTACACCGACGTGGCATGCGGCTGGTCCACGATCGCGATCGTGCGGCTGCTGCGCGCCCGCGCCGAGGCCGGCCTCGACAACCGGGTCCACCTCGACCACCGGCTGTTCCTGCTCGAGGACCTCAACCGATTCCCGATCCCCAAGCGGTACCTGGAAGCCGAGGTGCCGGTGCTCGGCGCGCTCGAACCCAGCCTCGAATTCAAACCCTGGCAGGCCGATCCCGCGACGTGGCCGGTCACCACCCTGCTGCCCAACGAGGCGGTACACGCAGCCAAGGAACAGTCCCCGGCCGCCGCCGAGGACCTCGACCTCGCGCTGCGGATGGCGTTCTTCCGCGACAGCCGCTGTATCTCCCTGCGCCACGAGATCCTCGACATCGCCGACGGTTGTTCCACCGTCGACACGTCAGAGCTCGCCGACGCCATGGACACCGGGCGTGCCCGCAGCGCGATGATGCGCGACTACCAGCAGCACCGCGACGACGTGCAGGGCAGCCCCCACCTGTTCCTCGCCGACGGGTACCAGGTCCATAACCCGGGCATCACCATGCACTGGGTGGGTGAGCCCGGTGCCGGTTTCCCGGTCGTCGACGCCGACGACCCGGCGGTCTTCGCCGACCTCGTCGCCCGCGCCGCCGCCGGATAG
- a CDS encoding STAS domain-containing protein — protein MSLALTSDGSAKLVTVSGEIDMSNAHLLTELVECVCHPPVPVVAVDLSAVRIFSAHGVSALLQAQHFAARAGATFLLRDPAPCVTYLLATAGALTNFPLSRAQAVRSARDRRPLTW, from the coding sequence ATGTCGCTGGCGCTGACGAGTGACGGTTCGGCGAAGCTGGTCACCGTCTCCGGTGAGATCGACATGAGCAACGCCCACCTGCTCACCGAGTTGGTGGAGTGTGTCTGCCACCCGCCGGTGCCCGTGGTCGCGGTGGACCTTTCCGCGGTGCGGATCTTCAGCGCGCACGGTGTGAGCGCGCTGCTGCAGGCCCAGCACTTCGCGGCGAGGGCCGGGGCCACGTTCCTCCTGCGGGATCCCGCGCCGTGCGTCACGTACCTCCTCGCCACGGCCGGCGCCCTGACGAACTTCCCGCTCAGCCGGGCGCAGGCCGTCCGCTCCGCCCGCGATCGACGACCGTTGACCTGGTGA
- a CDS encoding OBAP family protein yields MERRASPVRPPGESTSLWHQGLSLGSKALQDTAPLKGFDAYVVGFHPAKDDPSMQMEAHHYCRQVNDDFLQCVLFDGNTAEANLIGVEYIVSERLYGTLSEGERGYWHPHNFEVLGGSLIAPGLPEPAERALMAMLMNSYGKTWHTWHTGRLDTGPGDPLPLGEPMLMWSFNRDGQCDPALEQHRNQAMNVDRTQKRDSRSELVERAHPQDGVALLDGAFPNSTHIPGVADRSTGR; encoded by the coding sequence ATGGAACGGCGCGCCAGCCCGGTGCGACCGCCGGGGGAGTCGACGAGCCTGTGGCACCAAGGGCTGTCGCTCGGGTCAAAAGCGTTGCAGGACACCGCGCCGTTGAAGGGCTTCGACGCCTACGTGGTGGGATTCCATCCGGCGAAGGATGATCCGTCGATGCAGATGGAGGCGCACCACTACTGCCGGCAGGTCAATGACGACTTTCTGCAGTGCGTGCTGTTCGACGGCAATACCGCCGAGGCGAACCTCATCGGCGTCGAGTACATCGTCTCCGAACGGCTGTACGGCACGCTGTCGGAGGGCGAGCGTGGGTACTGGCACCCGCACAACTTTGAGGTGCTGGGGGGCTCGCTGATCGCGCCGGGGCTGCCGGAGCCGGCCGAGCGGGCGCTGATGGCGATGTTGATGAACAGCTACGGCAAGACCTGGCACACCTGGCACACCGGCCGCCTCGACACCGGCCCGGGTGACCCGCTGCCGTTGGGCGAGCCGATGCTGATGTGGTCGTTCAACCGCGACGGGCAGTGCGACCCGGCCCTGGAGCAGCACCGCAACCAGGCCATGAACGTCGACCGTACGCAGAAACGCGACTCTCGCTCGGAACTGGTCGAGCGCGCCCATCCCCAGGACGGCGTCGCCCTGCTCGACGGCGCATTTCCGAACAGCACTCATATTCCCGGCGTGGCGGACCGGAGTACTGGCCGATAG
- a CDS encoding cytochrome P450, translating to MTDRRGPYLDDTLGLMVDGYAWLPALLRRVGGSAAQTRVMGQRALVLRGPDAVRFFYDERHVRRHTAVPEPVQGTLFGHRAVHTLDGADHRHRKAMFRSLLTDPRRVAALVDEAAAAWDDAITTHGDRRQMVLFDEASRVITKGVCGWAGVGLDDAGVAPVARDLTAMVEGFATLGRRHWRARRARGRREDWLAALVEQVRVGAVTAPAGSVLDAVAGYRHRDGQLMDAKLAAVELLNIIRPTVAVSWFVAFTAHALHRWPEHRDRLRSGDTGYATAFAHEVRRFYPFAPFVGARAVTDLTWQSQHVPAGSLVLLDIYGQNHDPALWPDPYRFDPQRFVGRPPDPYELIPQGGADPSTGHRCPGEDVTVALLAAFAGWLARLDYTVPEQDLTISLRRIPTLPRSRIVLADVREPSVSSTFN from the coding sequence ATGACCGACCGGCGCGGACCATATCTGGACGACACCCTCGGGTTGATGGTCGACGGCTACGCCTGGCTGCCGGCACTGCTGCGGCGGGTGGGCGGGTCCGCCGCGCAGACCCGGGTGATGGGCCAGCGGGCGCTCGTGCTGCGCGGGCCCGACGCGGTGCGGTTCTTCTACGACGAGCGGCACGTGCGTCGGCACACAGCCGTCCCGGAACCGGTCCAGGGCACCTTGTTCGGCCACCGGGCCGTGCACACACTCGACGGCGCGGACCACCGCCACCGCAAGGCGATGTTCCGGTCCCTGCTCACCGATCCGCGGCGTGTCGCCGCGTTGGTCGACGAGGCGGCCGCGGCCTGGGACGACGCGATTACGACGCACGGCGACCGACGACAGATGGTGCTCTTCGACGAAGCGAGCCGCGTGATCACCAAGGGCGTCTGCGGCTGGGCCGGGGTCGGCCTGGACGACGCCGGGGTGGCGCCCGTGGCCCGCGACCTGACCGCCATGGTCGAAGGCTTCGCCACCCTCGGCCGGCGACACTGGCGGGCACGGCGCGCCCGCGGGCGGCGGGAGGACTGGTTGGCCGCACTCGTCGAGCAGGTCCGCGTGGGTGCCGTCACCGCACCCGCCGGGTCCGTGCTCGACGCGGTCGCCGGATACCGACACCGCGACGGGCAGCTCATGGACGCCAAGCTCGCCGCGGTGGAACTGCTCAACATCATCCGCCCCACTGTCGCGGTGTCCTGGTTCGTGGCGTTCACGGCGCACGCGCTGCACCGCTGGCCCGAACACCGCGACCGCCTGCGCTCAGGCGACACCGGCTACGCGACCGCGTTCGCCCACGAGGTCCGCCGCTTCTACCCGTTCGCGCCGTTCGTCGGTGCCCGGGCGGTCACCGACCTGACCTGGCAGAGTCAGCACGTCCCTGCCGGGTCCCTCGTTCTGCTCGACATCTACGGCCAGAACCACGACCCGGCACTGTGGCCGGACCCGTACCGCTTCGACCCACAACGCTTCGTCGGGCGTCCCCCCGACCCGTACGAACTCATCCCGCAGGGTGGGGCCGACCCGAGCACCGGGCACCGCTGCCCGGGCGAGGACGTCACCGTGGCCCTGCTGGCGGCCTTCGCCGGCTGGTTGGCCCGCCTGGACTACACCGTGCCTGAGCAGGACCTCACCATCTCCCTACGCCGCATCCCCACGCTTCCCCGCAGCCGGATCGTCCTGGCCGACGTGCGTGAGCCCAGCGTCTCCTCGACTTTTAACTAG
- a CDS encoding NAD(P)/FAD-dependent oxidoreductase, whose amino-acid sequence MARPRIVIIGAGFAGFHAARRLARVSRGAADVVLVNPTDYFLYLPLLPEVSGGVLDPRRVTVPLADTLPGVQVVLGEVDGIDTDGKAVSYVDPEGRSGRLAYHRLVLAAGSVNKLLPIPGVADHAHGFRGIPEAVHLRERLIQQIEMADATDDPAEREARCTFVVVGAGYTGTEVAAQGQLFTDDIVRHHPRLDGIRPRWLLLDTADRVLPGLAERMSTVAGRVLRERGIEVCLGTSVTEATAEGVHLSDGRFVPSRTLVWCVGVRPDPLVEATGLPTTRGRVTVDEYLAVPGHPEILACGDAAAVPDPARPGEITPMTAQHAVRQGRLAADNIAASYGVGRHRRYRHRDLGFVVDLGGWQATANPLHVPLSGPPARIMARGYHLLSLPANRARTAADWLFAAVGSRPSVQLGLVPGTAVPLDTAAPELIRR is encoded by the coding sequence ATGGCCCGACCCAGGATCGTCATCATCGGTGCGGGATTCGCCGGTTTTCACGCCGCCCGCCGCCTGGCAAGAGTGTCGCGGGGCGCCGCCGACGTGGTACTGGTGAACCCGACCGACTACTTCCTGTACCTGCCGCTGCTGCCGGAGGTTTCCGGCGGTGTGCTCGACCCCCGGCGGGTCACCGTGCCGCTGGCCGACACCCTGCCCGGTGTGCAGGTGGTGCTCGGCGAGGTCGACGGTATCGACACCGACGGCAAGGCCGTGTCCTACGTGGACCCCGAGGGGCGGTCCGGCCGGTTGGCGTACCACCGGTTGGTGCTGGCCGCCGGCAGCGTCAACAAGCTGCTGCCGATTCCCGGCGTCGCCGACCACGCGCACGGGTTTCGCGGTATCCCCGAGGCGGTGCACCTGCGGGAGCGGCTGATCCAGCAGATCGAGATGGCAGACGCCACCGACGACCCGGCCGAACGGGAGGCCCGCTGCACCTTCGTGGTGGTCGGTGCCGGCTACACCGGCACCGAGGTCGCCGCCCAGGGACAGCTGTTCACCGACGACATCGTCCGCCACCACCCGAGACTCGACGGGATCCGGCCACGTTGGCTGCTGCTGGACACCGCCGACCGGGTCCTGCCCGGCCTCGCCGAACGGATGTCCACCGTCGCCGGGCGGGTACTGCGTGAGCGCGGCATCGAGGTGTGCCTCGGCACGTCCGTCACCGAGGCCACCGCCGAAGGGGTCCACCTCTCCGACGGCCGGTTCGTGCCGTCCCGCACCCTGGTGTGGTGCGTCGGCGTACGCCCCGACCCGCTCGTCGAGGCCACCGGGCTGCCCACCACCAGGGGGCGGGTCACCGTCGACGAGTACCTGGCCGTGCCCGGACACCCGGAGATCCTCGCCTGCGGTGACGCCGCCGCCGTACCCGACCCGGCCCGACCCGGGGAGATCACCCCGATGACCGCCCAGCACGCCGTCCGGCAGGGCCGGCTCGCCGCCGACAACATCGCCGCCTCCTACGGCGTCGGGCGCCACCGCCGCTACCGGCACCGCGACCTGGGGTTCGTCGTGGACCTGGGTGGCTGGCAGGCCACCGCGAACCCGCTGCACGTGCCCCTGTCCGGGCCGCCGGCCAGGATCATGGCTCGCGGCTACCACCTGCTGTCCCTGCCCGCCAACCGCGCGCGCACCGCCGCCGACTGGCTCTTCGCGGCGGTCGGCTCCCGACCCAGCGTGCAACTCGGGCTGGTGCCCGGCACCGCCGTGCCACTGGACACCGCCGCACCGGAACTCATCCGCCGCTGA
- a CDS encoding low temperature requirement protein A produces the protein MGLREGDGRDLLQRREDVRQANFLELFVDLVLVFALSGVVNRVVRDATAAEPLIQWRSLAYLLVLSLPLIWLWITTAHITSWFDPRRRKVQWLVLASAFGLLVMASSLPHAFADEGWSFALPYVILLCVRPLILLPSVRGHALRDLYARSLPWCAVGAAIWVAGTLMSGDARAALWAIAVTVDIVAAQIRWPVLGRARPPVSAWAMDSGHHLPERYQQLLMIALGETVLAVGLTFTDLPNTAATWAALVVAYLSTVLLWRIYFYRSGQVLAEAVAAAGDRLAAGRATGIAHVSMVIGIVTTAVGYEIVLEHPTGRPEPVWLAVILGGPTLFLYGRIRLERVVFDRLSIRRVVAIAVLTTAAVPLHRAPPLAASVTAAFVLLGVAVADARHAAGRPPEKPSPAH, from the coding sequence ATGGGGCTTCGTGAAGGCGACGGACGGGACCTGCTGCAACGTCGGGAGGACGTCCGGCAGGCCAACTTCTTGGAGCTCTTCGTCGACCTGGTGCTGGTCTTCGCCCTCTCCGGAGTGGTCAACAGGGTGGTGCGGGACGCCACCGCAGCAGAGCCCCTCATCCAGTGGCGGTCCCTGGCGTACCTGCTGGTGTTGTCTCTGCCGCTGATCTGGCTGTGGATCACCACGGCGCACATCACCAGCTGGTTCGACCCCCGCCGCCGCAAGGTCCAGTGGCTCGTGCTCGCCAGCGCGTTCGGCCTGCTGGTTATGGCCTCGTCCCTACCGCACGCGTTCGCCGACGAGGGCTGGTCGTTCGCGCTGCCGTACGTGATCCTGCTCTGCGTCCGACCGCTGATACTGCTGCCCAGCGTGCGCGGGCACGCCCTGCGCGACCTCTACGCCCGGTCGCTGCCGTGGTGTGCGGTCGGGGCGGCAATCTGGGTGGCCGGCACGCTCATGAGCGGCGACGCCCGCGCCGCCCTGTGGGCGATCGCCGTGACGGTGGACATCGTCGCCGCGCAAATACGCTGGCCGGTTCTCGGCCGGGCCCGACCGCCGGTCAGCGCGTGGGCGATGGACAGCGGCCACCACCTGCCCGAGCGCTACCAACAGCTGCTGATGATCGCCCTCGGCGAGACCGTCCTGGCGGTGGGCCTCACCTTCACCGACCTGCCGAACACCGCGGCCACATGGGCGGCGCTGGTGGTGGCGTACCTGTCGACGGTGCTGCTCTGGCGGATCTACTTCTACCGCTCCGGCCAGGTTCTCGCCGAAGCGGTCGCCGCCGCCGGAGATCGACTGGCCGCCGGCCGCGCCACCGGCATCGCCCACGTCTCCATGGTCATCGGCATCGTCACCACCGCCGTCGGCTACGAGATCGTGCTCGAACACCCCACCGGCCGACCCGAGCCCGTCTGGCTCGCCGTGATCCTCGGCGGTCCCACACTCTTCCTCTACGGCCGCATCCGCCTGGAACGGGTCGTCTTCGACCGGCTGTCCATCCGCCGCGTCGTCGCCATCGCCGTACTGACGACCGCCGCCGTACCGCTGCACCGCGCCCCACCCCTGGCCGCTTCCGTCACGGCAGCGTTCGTGCTGCTTGGGGTCGCTGTCGCCGACGCCCGGCACGCCGCCGGACGCCCGCCCGAAAAGCCGTCACCCGCGCACTGA